A single window of Streptomyces griseoviridis DNA harbors:
- a CDS encoding AAA family ATPase, whose protein sequence is MHLKALTLRGFKSFASATTLRFEPGITCVVGPNGSGKSNVVDALSWVMGEQGAKTLRGGKMEDVIFAGTTGRPPLGRAEVSLTIDNSDGALPIEYAEVTITRIMFRNGGSEYQINGDTCRLLDIQELLSDSGIGREMHVIVGQGQLDSVLHADPMGRRAFIEEAAGVLKHRRRKEKALRKLDAMQANLARVQDLTDELRRQLKPLGRQAAVARRAAVIQADLRDARLRLLADDLVRLREALSLEVADEAALKARKESAEQELRKALQREALLEDEVRQLGPRLKRAQQTWYDLSQLAERVRGTVSLADARVTSATAAPLEERRGRDPEDLEREAARVREQEAELAAALEAAERALEDTVEHRADLERELTVEERRLKDVARAIADRREGLARLNGQAGAARSRAAAAQAEIDRLASAREEAQQRAAAAQAEYETLQAEVDGLDAGDAERSARHEELKRALAEAETALTSAREAATATERRRAATQARHDALALGLRRKDGTGALLDARDRITGLLGPAAELLTVTPGHEVALAAAFGAAADALAVTNPTAAADAIRLLRKQDAGRAALLLTSAPEETAREDGPEDEPVDTPEDEPAGASEDGPEAGPVGASEDGPEVGPAYGPAGTPEDEPAGGPGDGPGSASAYGPEGSPEAGPAGTPEDGPERTGSPDAAGPGDDGALTSPADPAHARTIPTPPADPARAHAAPTPHADPTRARTPLTNPAAPTPTRARPAPPYAADLVRASGELMPAVRRLLRGIVVVGTLEDAEELVRARPGLIAVTAEGDLLGAHFAHGGSAGAPSLLEVRASVDEAAAELTELAVRCEELAEAQHVAGERRRECAAAVEELGELRRAADREKSAVAAELGRLAGQARGAAGEAERAVAAAARAQDALDRALQDAEELAERLAVAEETPVEEEPDTTVRDRLAADGANARQTEMEARLQVRTHEERVKGLSGRADQLDRAARAERDARARAEQRRARLRHEAAVAGAVASGARQLLAHVEVSLARADRERSAAEAARAAREQELSAARGAGRDLKAELDKLTDSVHRGEVLGAEKRLRIEQLETKALEELGVEPAGLVSEYGPHQPVAASPAADGEELPDDPDHPRNRPRPFVRAEQEKRLRSAERAYQQLGKVNPLALEEFAALEERHQFLSEQLEDLKKTRADLLQVVKEVDERVERVFTDAFRDTAREFEGVFGRLFPGGDGRLILTDPDNMLTTGVDVEARPPGKKVKRLSLLSGGERSLTAVALLVSIFKARPSPFYVMDEVEAALDDTNLQRLIRIMQELQEASQLIVITHQKRTMEVADALYGVAMQGDGVSKVISQRLR, encoded by the coding sequence GTGCACCTCAAGGCCCTGACCCTGCGCGGCTTCAAGTCGTTCGCCTCCGCGACCACGCTCCGCTTCGAGCCGGGGATCACCTGCGTCGTCGGCCCCAACGGCTCGGGCAAGTCCAATGTCGTGGACGCGCTCAGCTGGGTCATGGGCGAGCAGGGCGCGAAGACGCTGCGCGGCGGCAAGATGGAGGACGTCATCTTCGCCGGCACCACGGGACGGCCGCCGCTCGGCCGCGCCGAGGTGTCCCTGACCATCGACAACTCCGACGGCGCGCTGCCCATCGAGTACGCCGAGGTCACCATCACGCGGATCATGTTCCGCAACGGCGGCAGCGAATACCAGATCAACGGTGACACCTGCCGGCTCCTCGACATCCAGGAGCTGCTCTCCGACTCCGGCATCGGCCGCGAGATGCACGTCATCGTCGGCCAGGGCCAGCTCGACTCCGTCCTGCACGCCGACCCCATGGGCCGCCGCGCCTTCATCGAGGAGGCGGCCGGCGTCCTCAAGCACCGCAGGCGCAAGGAGAAGGCGCTGCGGAAGCTGGACGCGATGCAGGCCAACCTCGCGCGCGTGCAGGACCTCACCGACGAACTGCGCCGCCAACTCAAGCCGCTGGGCCGGCAGGCCGCCGTCGCCCGCAGGGCCGCCGTGATCCAGGCCGACCTGCGCGACGCCCGGCTGCGGCTGCTCGCCGACGACCTGGTCAGGCTGCGCGAGGCGCTGAGCCTTGAGGTCGCCGACGAGGCCGCCCTCAAGGCCCGCAAGGAGTCGGCCGAGCAGGAGTTGCGGAAGGCGCTCCAGCGCGAGGCGCTCCTGGAGGACGAGGTGCGGCAGCTCGGCCCGCGCCTGAAGCGCGCCCAGCAGACCTGGTACGACCTCTCCCAGCTCGCCGAACGGGTGCGCGGCACGGTGTCGCTCGCCGACGCCCGGGTCACCAGCGCCACCGCGGCGCCGCTGGAGGAGCGCCGCGGCCGTGACCCCGAGGACCTGGAGCGCGAGGCCGCCCGGGTCCGGGAGCAGGAGGCGGAGCTCGCGGCGGCCCTCGAAGCGGCCGAACGGGCGCTGGAGGACACCGTCGAGCACCGCGCCGACCTCGAACGCGAACTGACCGTCGAGGAACGGCGCCTCAAGGACGTGGCCCGCGCCATCGCCGACCGCCGCGAGGGGCTGGCCCGGCTGAACGGGCAGGCGGGCGCGGCGCGTTCGCGGGCCGCCGCCGCCCAGGCCGAGATCGACCGGCTGGCCTCGGCCCGCGAGGAGGCCCAGCAGCGGGCCGCCGCCGCACAGGCGGAGTACGAGACGCTCCAGGCCGAGGTCGACGGCCTCGACGCGGGCGACGCGGAACGCTCAGCGCGGCACGAGGAGCTGAAGCGGGCTCTCGCCGAGGCGGAGACCGCCCTGACGTCGGCCCGCGAGGCGGCCACCGCGACCGAACGACGACGGGCCGCGACCCAGGCCCGCCACGACGCCCTCGCCCTCGGCCTGCGCCGCAAGGACGGCACCGGCGCCCTGCTCGACGCGCGGGACCGCATCACCGGGCTGCTCGGTCCCGCCGCGGAACTCCTCACGGTGACCCCGGGCCACGAGGTCGCCCTGGCAGCGGCCTTCGGCGCGGCGGCGGACGCCCTCGCGGTGACGAACCCGACGGCGGCGGCCGACGCGATCCGCCTGCTCCGCAAACAGGACGCGGGCCGGGCGGCACTGCTGCTGACGTCCGCACCGGAGGAGACCGCGCGCGAGGACGGGCCCGAGGACGAGCCTGTGGACACACCCGAGGACGAGCCTGCGGGCGCATCCGAGGACGGGCCCGAGGCTGGGCCTGTGGGCGCATCCGAGGACGGGCCCGAGGTCGGCCCCGCGTACGGGCCTGCGGGTACACCCGAGGACGAGCCCGCGGGCGGCCCCGGGGACGGGCCTGGGAGCGCATCCGCGTACGGGCCTGAGGGCAGCCCTGAGGCCGGGCCTGCGGGCACACCCGAGGACGGACCCGAAAGGACCGGCAGCCCGGATGCGGCCGGCCCGGGGGACGACGGCGCCCTCACGAGCCCCGCCGACCCGGCGCATGCCCGCACGATCCCCACGCCCCCCGCCGACCCTGCCCGCGCCCACGCCGCCCCCACGCCCCACGCCGACCCCACCCGCGCCCGCACACCCCTCACGAACCCCGCCGCCCCCACCCCCACTCGCGCCCGCCCCGCCCCGCCGTACGCCGCCGATCTGGTCCGTGCGTCCGGCGAGTTGATGCCCGCCGTGCGGCGGCTGTTGCGCGGGATCGTCGTCGTCGGGACGTTGGAGGACGCCGAGGAGCTGGTCAGGGCGCGGCCCGGTCTCATCGCCGTCACCGCCGAAGGGGATCTGCTCGGGGCGCACTTCGCGCACGGCGGGTCCGCCGGGGCGCCGAGCCTGCTCGAGGTGCGGGCCTCCGTGGACGAGGCCGCCGCCGAGCTGACGGAACTCGCCGTCCGGTGCGAGGAGCTGGCCGAGGCGCAGCACGTGGCGGGGGAGCGGCGCCGGGAGTGCGCCGCGGCCGTCGAGGAGCTGGGGGAGCTGCGGCGGGCCGCCGACCGGGAGAAGTCGGCCGTGGCCGCGGAGCTGGGGCGGCTCGCCGGGCAGGCGCGGGGCGCGGCGGGCGAGGCCGAGCGGGCGGTGGCCGCCGCCGCCCGCGCGCAGGACGCGTTGGACCGGGCGCTCCAGGACGCCGAGGAACTCGCCGAACGGCTCGCCGTCGCCGAGGAGACGCCGGTCGAGGAGGAGCCCGACACCACGGTCAGGGACCGGCTCGCGGCCGACGGCGCCAACGCCAGGCAGACCGAGATGGAGGCCCGCCTCCAGGTCCGTACCCACGAGGAGCGGGTCAAGGGGCTGTCGGGCCGCGCCGACCAGCTCGACCGGGCCGCCCGCGCCGAACGCGACGCACGCGCGCGTGCCGAGCAGCGCAGGGCCAGGCTGCGCCACGAGGCGGCCGTCGCCGGGGCGGTCGCCTCCGGCGCGCGCCAGTTGCTCGCGCACGTCGAGGTGTCGCTGGCCCGCGCCGACCGGGAGCGGTCCGCCGCCGAGGCCGCGAGGGCGGCGCGCGAGCAGGAGCTGTCGGCGGCGCGGGGCGCGGGCCGCGACCTCAAGGCGGAGCTGGACAAGCTGACCGACTCCGTCCACCGGGGCGAGGTGCTGGGCGCCGAGAAGCGGCTGCGGATCGAGCAGCTGGAGACGAAGGCGCTGGAGGAGCTGGGCGTCGAGCCGGCCGGGCTGGTCTCCGAGTACGGTCCGCACCAGCCGGTGGCGGCGTCCCCCGCGGCCGACGGCGAGGAGTTGCCGGACGATCCCGACCACCCGCGCAACCGGCCGAGGCCCTTCGTCAGGGCCGAGCAGGAGAAGCGGCTGCGGTCGGCCGAACGGGCGTATCAGCAACTCGGCAAGGTGAATCCGCTGGCCCTCGAGGAGTTCGCGGCGCTGGAGGAGCGCCATCAGTTCCTGAGCGAGCAGCTCGAAGACCTGAAGAAGACCCGGGCCGATCTCCTCCAGGTCGTCAAGGAGGTCGACGAGCGCGTCGAGCGGGTCTTCACCGACGCCTTCCGTGACACCGCACGGGAGTTCGAGGGCGTCTTCGGGCGGCTGTTCCCCGGCGGTGACGGCCGGCTGATCCTGACCGATCCCGACAACATGCTCACCACCGGGGTGGACGTCGAGGCCCGCCCGCCGGGCAAGAAGGTGAAGCGGCTCTCGCTGCTGTCGGGCGGCGAGCGGTCGCTGACGGCGGTGGCGCTGCTGGTGTCGATCTTCAAGGCCCGGCCGAGCCCGTTCTACGTGATGGACGAGGTCGAGGCGGCCCTCGACGACACCAACCTCCAGCGGCTGATCCGGATCATGCAGGAGTTGCAGGAGGCGTCGCAGCTCATCGTGATCACGCACCAGAAGCGGACCATGGAAGTCGCCGACGCGCTGTACGGCGTCGCCATGCAGGGCGACGGCGTCTCGAAGGTCATCTCGCAGCGGCTGCGGTAA